A single region of the Oryzias latipes chromosome 19, ASM223467v1 genome encodes:
- the LOC101174956 gene encoding progestin and adipoQ receptor family member 4 yields MMGLYQGPRLLDFAKTPPHLQFNKYVLTGYRPVSTAQECLRSLFYMHNELGNIYTHGIPLLLFLVLLPLSIPWKEVDSTWICVVHYLACLCPTVGSVLYHLFMNHVGGEHVYDTLLSLDMFGVCLVNTLGALPIIYITLLCYPAVQQTALLAYILLSAHGIYYATTARTNIRRLKAFTWQALFRFSLFLFRVYGNGVGSPNSLRLFVIMDAFAVLGGLVNIIQIPERFSPGLFDNWGNSHQIMHVMVVCSIIYMHWGTMEDLNWIKSFQCPTGG; encoded by the exons ATGATGGGGCTTTACCAAGGACCGCGGCTCTTGGACTTTGCAAAGACCCCTCCACATTTGCAGTTCAACAAATATGTCCTCACCGGTTACCGTCCGGTTTCCACAGCACAGGAGTGCCTCAGGAGCCTTTTCTACATGCACAATGAGCTGGGAAACATTTACACTCACG GAattcccctcctcctcttcctggtGCTGCTGCCTCTCAGTATTCCATGGAAGGAGGTGGACAGCACCTGGATTTGCGTCGTCCACTACCTGGCCTGCCTGTGTCCCACCGTCGGCTCGGTGCTCTACCACTTGTTCATGAACCACGTGGGCGGAGAACATGTGTACGACACCCTGCTGTCCCTGGATATGTTTGGAGTCTGTCTGGTTAACACTCTGG GGGCCCTTCCAATCATATACATTACCCTTCTCTGCTACCCTGCCGTGCAACAGACCGCCCTGCTGGCCTACATCCTCCTCTCGGCCCACGGCATCTACTACGCCACCACAGCCCGCACAAACATCAGGCGGCTGAAGGCGTTCACCTGGCAGGCTCTGTTCCGCTTCAGCCTCTTCCTGTTCCGGGTTTACGGAAACGGGGTCGGCAGTCCCAACTCCCTGCGCCTCTTCGTCATCATGGATGCTTTTGCTGTGCTGGGTGGACTGGTGAACATCATCCAGATTCCAGAGCGGTTTAGCCCAGGCTTGTTTGACAACTGGGGCAACAGCCACCAGATAATGCATGTGATGGTTGTCTGCTCGATTATCTACATGCACTGGGGCACAATGGAAGATTTAAACTGGATTAAGTCCTTCCAGTGTCCTACTGGGGGATGA